Proteins found in one Tamandua tetradactyla isolate mTamTet1 chromosome 1, mTamTet1.pri, whole genome shotgun sequence genomic segment:
- the LOC143687580 gene encoding olfactory receptor 2F1-like: MRRDNMTWVSEFVLMGLSSDRQTQTGLFVLFGVVYLLTLLGNGLIILLIGLDARLHLPMYFFLCNLSVVDICYITSGVPQMLVHFLLEKKTISFTWCAVQLFFILAYGGSEFLLLAAMAYDRYVAICNPLHYVSVMSPRLCVTLAAISWLVSLANSAVETAVTMSLPTCGQNVLNHVSCEILALVRLACVDTTLNQVVIVASSIVILLVPCCLVSLSYCYIVAAILRIRSTQGRRKAFGTCASHLTVVSMSYGMALITYMQPHSTVSAEQDKVAMVLYAVVTPMLNPFIYCLRNKDMKAALTQVLNRSSELEH, encoded by the coding sequence ATGAGGAGGGACAACATGACGTGGGTGAGTGAGTTTGTCCTAATGGGCCTCTCCAGTGACAGGCAGACACAGACTGGACTCTTTGTCCTGTTTGGTGTTGTCTACTTGCTCACCTTGCTGGGCAACGGGCTCATTATCCTCCTCATTGGGCTGGATGCACGACTCCACCtgcccatgtatttcttcctctgcAACCTCTCAGTCGTGGACATCTGCTACATCACCAGTGGTGTCCCCCAGATGCTGGTGCATTTCCTCCTGGAGAAGAAGACCATCTCTTTCACCTGGTGTGCAGTCCAGCTTTTCTTCATTCTGGCCTATGGTGGAAGTGAGTTCCTATTGCTGGCTgcaatggcctatgaccgctatgtggccatctgtaacccACTGCATTATGTGTCAGTGATGAGCCCAAGGCTCTGTGTGACCCTAGCAGCCATCTCTTGGCTTGTGAGCCTGGCTAACTCTGCAGTGGAGACTGCAGTCACCATGAGCTTGCCTACTTGTGGGCAAAATGTACTGAATCATGTGAGCTGTGAGATACTGGCACTGGTCAGATTGGCCTGTGTGGACACCACTCTTAATCAGGTGGTCATAGTGGCCTCCAGCATAGTGATACTGCTGGTGCCCTGCTGCCTGGTATCACTCTCCTACTGCTATATTGTGGCTGCCATCTTGCGGATCCGCTCCACACAGGGTCGTCGCAAAGCCTTTGGCACCTGTGCCTCCCACCTCACTGTGGTCTCCATGTCTTATGGGATGGCCCTCATCACCTATATGCAGCCTCACTCTACTGTTTCAGCAGAGCAGGACAAAGTGGCAATGGTGCTTTATGCGGTGGTGACACCTATGCTGAATCCCTTCATCTACTGTCTACGGAACAAGGATATGAAGGCTGCTCTGACTCAAGTTCTAAACAGGAGCTCTGAATTAGAACATTAA